A region of Streptomyces deccanensis DNA encodes the following proteins:
- a CDS encoding winged helix-turn-helix domain-containing protein, producing MEIDRFDPTPIYKQVARVIRTKIESGELRPKDPIPSESKMVADYGVARDTARQAVALLRSEGWVITLPQRGIFVSERPPADAPESGESAD from the coding sequence ATGGAAATTGACCGCTTCGATCCGACGCCCATCTACAAGCAGGTGGCGCGAGTCATCCGCACCAAGATCGAGTCCGGCGAACTCCGACCGAAGGACCCGATCCCCTCCGAGTCGAAGATGGTCGCCGACTACGGCGTGGCCAGAGACACCGCACGCCAGGCCGTTGCGCTACTGCGTTCCGAGGGATGGGTGATCACCCTTCCCCAGCGAGGCATATTCGTCAGCGAGCGGCCGCCCGCCGACGCGCCCGAGAGTGGCGAGTCCGCCGACTGA
- a CDS encoding DUF5753 domain-containing protein — protein sequence MSTFPTPSVQEARAALAARLRELRLDAGITGKELARLAGWSVAKSSRIENAVTAPADADIRVWCAACGAHDQADDLIAANRQADSMYLQWKRLQRTGMKQLAETSAKLYERTRQFRVYASHVVPGYLQTPGYATALMRTIADFRGTPDDVAAAVEVRMRRARVIHEGDHRFATLVEENVLHHRVGDQDVMAGQLGNLLAVMSLPSMSLGIIPATAARDAVMWPLEQFTVFDDSRIHVELLAAKVTVTAPSELDMYLRAFARLTELAVYGADARALIVKAIDALS from the coding sequence ATGTCCACATTCCCCACGCCCAGCGTGCAGGAAGCACGCGCGGCTCTCGCGGCTCGGCTGCGGGAGCTGCGCCTGGACGCGGGCATCACCGGCAAGGAACTCGCCCGTCTCGCGGGCTGGTCCGTCGCCAAGTCGTCGAGGATCGAGAACGCCGTCACCGCGCCGGCCGACGCCGACATCCGCGTCTGGTGTGCGGCCTGCGGCGCGCACGACCAGGCGGACGACCTCATCGCGGCCAACCGGCAAGCCGACTCCATGTACCTGCAGTGGAAGCGGCTTCAGCGGACCGGCATGAAGCAGTTGGCGGAGACCTCGGCCAAGCTGTACGAGCGCACCCGCCAGTTCCGCGTGTACGCCTCCCACGTCGTGCCCGGCTACTTGCAGACACCCGGTTACGCGACGGCACTGATGCGCACGATCGCGGACTTCCGCGGCACCCCGGACGACGTGGCCGCCGCGGTGGAGGTCCGCATGCGCCGGGCACGCGTCATCCACGAGGGAGACCACCGGTTCGCGACCCTGGTCGAGGAGAACGTCCTCCATCACCGGGTCGGCGATCAGGACGTGATGGCCGGCCAGCTCGGCAACCTGCTGGCCGTGATGTCCCTGCCGTCCATGTCCCTCGGCATCATCCCGGCCACGGCCGCGCGAGATGCAGTCATGTGGCCGCTGGAGCAGTTCACGGTGTTCGACGACTCGCGGATCCATGTGGAGTTGCTCGCCGCGAAGGTTACCGTGACGGCGCCGAGCGAACTCGACATGTACTTGCGGGCGTTCGCCCGGCTTACGGAACTGGCCGTGTACGGAGCCGACGCGCGAGCCCTGATCGTGAAGGCCATCGACGCCCTGAGCTGA